The following are encoded in a window of Maylandia zebra isolate NMK-2024a linkage group LG5, Mzebra_GT3a, whole genome shotgun sequence genomic DNA:
- the LOC101463795 gene encoding putative nuclear hormone receptor HR38, producing the protein MPCVQTQYASLPHDNYFSSEFLNPDLSATLVMDFSGQKDQLSTSSLPSINTLVGNGYVGEFDAYSCKITTSPPASTVSFSHTGVAESTSSQMHSQAFKLDDLQVYGCYPGSFALNCLDETLSSCSSDYYGSPVYATASPPTPSFQTESAPVWDSPFSPYPSAPLTSVADKAAIAQQLSFFTFSSAPEQHSPMGQQHQDAQPSQEDHFFLSPQQHVSPLHCPPVSLEHRLLESPKTAEGAMMSPKTQNPGSNESRCAVCGDNASCQHYGVRTCEGCKGFFKRTVQKNAKYVCLANKDCPVDKRRRNRCQFCRFQKCLAVGMVKEVVRTDSLKGRRGRLPSKPKIPVEASSTTPSVNIIASLVRAHLDSSPTIGKLDYSKYQETADSSKEKEDAGDIQQFYDLLTGSLDVIRKWAQAIPGFTDFCTEDQELLLESAFVELFILRLAYRSDPEKNELIFCDGVVLHRLQCARSFGDWIDSIMDFSHSLRRLNLDVYLFSCLAALVIITDRHGLKEPKRVEDFQSHLIACLREHVSGNGSELSRTQPNYQSRLLGKLPELRTLCTQGLQRIFYLKLEDLVPPPPIVEKIFMDTLPF; encoded by the exons ATGCCCTGTGTACAAACCCAGTATGCATCCCTGCCCCATGACAACTACTTCAGCTCTGAGTTCTTGAATCCTGACCTCAGTGCCACACTGGTGATGGACTTCAGTGGCCAAAAGGACCAGCTGTCCACATCTTCATTGCCCAGCATCAACACTTTGGTTGGAAATGGCTATGTCGGGGAGTTTGATGCATATTCCTGTAAGATTACcacctctcctcctgcctctaCGGTTTCATTCAGCCACACAGGAGTAGCTGAAAGCACCAGCTCTCAGATGCACAgccaggccttcaagctggatGATCTCCAGGTGTATGGCTGCTACCCAGGATCCTTTGCACTCAACTGCCTTGACGAAACGCTTTCGTCATGCAGCTCTGACTACTATGGCAGCCCAGTCTATGCCACTGCTTCTCCTCCAACACCAAGCTTTCAGACAGAGTCTGCACCTGTCTGGGATTCCCCTTTCAGCCCCTACCCCTCAGCCCCCCTGACCTCTGTGGCTGACAAGGCTGCCATAGCTCAGCAGCTTTCCTTTTTCACCTTCAGCTCTGCACCAGAACAACACTCCCCCATGGGGCAGCAGCACCAGGATGCTCAGCCAAGCCAGGAAGACCACTTCTTCCTGTCTCCTCAGCAGCATGTTTCCCCACTTCACTGCCCCCCAGTTTCTCTGGAGCATAGACTTCTAGAAAGCCCCAAGACAGCGGAGGGTGCCATGATGTCTCCTAAAACGCAAAACCCAGGATCCAACGAGAGTCGCTGTGCAGTTTGTGGTGATAACGCTTCCTGCCAGCACTATGGAGTCCGTACCTGTGAGGGATGCAAAGGTTTTTtcaag CGAACTGTCCAGAAAAATGCAAAGTATGTGTGCCTTGCCAATAAAGACTGTCCAGTAgacaagaggaggagaaaccGATGCCAGTTCTGTCGTTTCCAGAAATGTCTTGCAGTGGGAATGGTCAAAGAAG TTGTTCGTACGGACAGCCTTAAAGGTCGCAGAGGTCGCCTGCCCTCCAAGCCCAAGATCCCAGTTGAGGCTTCATCCACGACCCCCAGTGTCAACATCATAGCTTCGCTTGTCAGGGCTCATCTAGACTCAAGCCCAACCATCGGAAAGCTTGACTATTCCAAG tACCAGGAGACAGCAGACAGCtcgaaagagaaggaggatgcTGGTGATATCCAGCAGTTCTATGATTTACTGACTGGTTCCTTGGATGTGATAAGGAAATGGGCTCAAGCCATCCCAGGATTCACGGACTTCTGCACAGAAGACCAGGAGCTGCTCCTCGAATCTGCTTTTGTTGAACTCTTTATCCTCCGCCTGGCTTACAG GTCAGATCCAGAAAAGAATGAGCTGATCTTCTGCGATGGCGTGGTGCTCCACCGACTACAGTGCGCTCGCAGTTTCGGTGACTGGATCGACTCCATAATGGATTTCTCGCACAGCCTTCGCCGCTTGAACTTAGACGTCTACTTGTTTTCCTGCCTCGCAGCCCTCGTCATCATCACCG ATCGTCACGGCCTCAAAGAGCCCAAGCGGGTCGAGGACTTTCAAAGTCACCTCATCGCTTGTCTAAGGGAACACGTGAGTGGAAATGGATCAGAACTGAGCCGGACGCAACCCAACTATCAGTCTCGCCTTCTGGGCAAACTGCCTGAACTGAGGACTCTGTGCACACAAGGCCTGCAGCGCATCTTCTACCTGAAACTGGAGGACCTGGTGCCTCCTCCTCCGATAGTGGAGAAAATCTTTATGGATACGCTGCcgttttaa